The Streptomyces seoulensis genome contains a region encoding:
- a CDS encoding SurA N-terminal domain-containing protein — MLRRRRTALALTAAIAAAAPLLTACGNDAHPGAAAVVGGQRITVSQLESRVNEVRAAQRAEVSDQAQYQQVLASTGSLTRDTLHNMVLDQVLHRAARDQGVTVTRKEVQRMRTDLEKQAGGDKQLRAAWLQKYGIAPERLDDNLGLQIEAQKLAAKLGTDTSQPPFWDALSKASKALHIDVNPRYGAWDVVKSSRVDARTPWLRDATAAQSA, encoded by the coding sequence TTGCTCCGCCGCCGTCGCACCGCGCTAGCCCTCACCGCCGCGATCGCCGCCGCGGCCCCGCTCCTCACCGCCTGCGGAAACGACGCGCACCCCGGCGCGGCTGCCGTCGTCGGCGGGCAGCGGATCACCGTGTCCCAGTTGGAGAGCCGGGTGAACGAGGTACGGGCGGCGCAGCGGGCCGAGGTGTCCGACCAGGCCCAGTACCAGCAGGTGCTGGCCTCCACCGGCAGCCTCACCCGCGACACCCTGCACAACATGGTCCTCGACCAGGTGCTGCACCGCGCCGCACGGGACCAGGGCGTCACGGTCACCCGCAAGGAGGTCCAGCGGATGCGTACGGACCTGGAGAAGCAGGCCGGCGGCGACAAGCAGCTCCGGGCCGCGTGGCTCCAGAAGTACGGCATCGCCCCCGAGCGTCTCGACGACAACCTCGGGCTGCAGATCGAGGCGCAGAAGCTGGCCGCCAAGCTCGGCACCGACACCAGCCAGCCCCCGTTCTGGGACGCGCTGTCCAAGGCGTCGAAGGCCCTCCACATCGATGTGAACCCGCGCTACGGCGCCTGGGACGTGGTCAAGAGCAGCCGGGTCGACGCCCGCACGCCCTGGCTGCGGGACGCCACGGCGGCCCAGAGCGCCTGA
- a CDS encoding nucleoside triphosphate pyrophosphohydrolase produces the protein MNAISPETAPGRIVLLTTSHRVAPGLLSWPAWQALRSADAVLCADGAHPQVPYLREAGIAVSEASPTAEELVDACKGDRTVVVVATGEGEPALTDGLARLAGSGRVSMPELELLPASYDLPGARLLDLVQVMDRIRAECPWSSRQTHEGLAKYGIEEAYELVEAIEAGDREELREELGDVLLQVVFHSRIAEEDPESPFSVDDVAGGIVTKLIHRHPHVFGEEEAETPEDVKAHWLRTKAEEKRRTSVTEGIPLGQPGLALAAKLASRVRAAGLDVPLPQGDGIGYELLDLAARAEEAGVDPETALRAAARTYRDAIRAAEGAPAPEHDTDPEHDTE, from the coding sequence GTGAACGCAATCAGTCCCGAAACCGCCCCTGGCCGCATCGTCCTGCTCACCACCAGCCACCGGGTCGCCCCCGGCCTGCTGTCCTGGCCCGCCTGGCAGGCGCTGCGCTCCGCCGACGCCGTGCTGTGCGCGGACGGCGCCCATCCGCAGGTGCCGTATCTGCGTGAGGCCGGCATAGCGGTGTCGGAGGCGTCCCCCACCGCCGAGGAACTGGTCGACGCCTGCAAGGGCGACCGCACGGTGGTCGTCGTCGCCACCGGCGAGGGTGAGCCCGCCCTCACCGACGGCCTCGCCCGGCTCGCCGGATCCGGCCGGGTGAGCATGCCCGAGCTGGAGCTCCTCCCCGCCTCCTACGACCTGCCCGGCGCCCGCCTCCTCGACCTCGTGCAGGTCATGGACCGCATCCGCGCCGAATGCCCCTGGTCCTCCCGGCAGACCCACGAGGGCCTGGCCAAGTACGGCATCGAGGAGGCGTACGAACTGGTCGAGGCGATCGAGGCCGGCGACCGGGAGGAGCTGCGGGAGGAGCTGGGCGATGTGCTGCTCCAGGTCGTCTTCCACTCCCGCATCGCCGAGGAGGACCCGGAGTCCCCCTTCTCCGTCGACGACGTGGCCGGGGGCATCGTCACCAAGCTGATCCACCGTCACCCGCACGTCTTCGGGGAGGAGGAGGCCGAGACGCCCGAGGACGTCAAGGCGCACTGGCTGCGTACCAAGGCCGAGGAGAAGCGGCGCACCTCCGTGACCGAAGGCATCCCCCTCGGCCAGCCCGGCCTCGCCCTCGCCGCCAAACTCGCCTCCCGCGTCCGCGCCGCCGGCCTGGACGTACCCCTCCCCCAGGGCGACGGCATCGGGTACGAACTGCTGGACCTGGCCGCCCGGGCCGAGGAAGCGGGCGTCGACCCGGAGACGGCCCTGAGAGCGGCCGCCCGCACCTACCGGGACGCGATACGCGCGGCCGAGGGCGCACCGGCCCCGGAGCACGACACCGACCCGGAGCACGACACCGAGTAG